From the genome of Uranotaenia lowii strain MFRU-FL chromosome 1, ASM2978415v1, whole genome shotgun sequence, one region includes:
- the LOC129737910 gene encoding uncharacterized protein LOC129737910, translating to MHHPRHTPPLPSTHATYHPRLLPTLHTTRITYHQRHTPPTTHATYHPRHPHHPCHTPPTPKPPNPHHLPSTILATHHLYLPPTPLTTHATYHPRHTPRLVTYHPRHLPTPPTIDATHHLPPTPHTTYHQRHTPPTTNATHHLPPTPHTTYHPRHLPPTTPTTHDTYHPRHLPPTTPTTHDTYHPRDLPHTTNYQRLTTSDATFLSKDAPAPKEDEVGHNPASQQHLPI from the exons ATGCACCATCCTCGCCACACACCACCTCTACCTTCCACCCAcgccacctaccacccacgccTCCTACCCACACTACACACCACCCGCATCACCTACCACCAACGCCACACaccacctaccacccacgctACCTACCATCCACGCCATCCACATCACCCATGCCACACGCCACCTACCCCCAAGCCACCTAACCCACACCACCTGCCATCCACCATCCTCGCCACACACCACCTCTACCTTCCACCCACGCCACTCACCACCCAcgccacctaccacccacgccacACACCACGTCTTGTGacctaccacccacgccacCTACCCACACCACCTACCATCGACGCCACACACCACCTACCACCAACGCCACACACCACCTACCACCAACGCCACACACCACCTACCACCAACGCCACACACCACCTACCACCAACGCCACACACCACCTACCACCCACGACACCTACCACCCACGACACCTACCACCCACGACACCTACCACCCACGACACCTACCACCCACGACACCTACCACCCACGACACCTACCATCCACGAGACCTGCCACACACCACTAACTACCAACGCCTCACcaccagtgatgccacatttttatcg AAGGATGCTCCAGCTCCGAAGGAGGACGAAGTGGGACACAACCCAGCATCCCAGCAACATCTCCCGATATAA